AGCAAGCTGGCGACCTCGAGCAGGGTGCGGCGCTTTTCGGCGCCGTCGCAGATGTCGCCCCAGCACTGGGGCAGCAAGCGGCCAGTGAGGGCGCCGCAATTGGGGCCGCTGCGCAGTTCGAGCACGTTGGCGCGCACGAAGTCGATGCCCAACTCCGCGCGCACGCGCTCGGCAAAAAAAGTGAAGCCGCCCGAGACCAGCAGCGTTTTGAGCCCGGCAGCGCGGCAGGCGGCCGCGAGCGCGGCGGCGCCGGGGTTGAGGCGCAGCCGCTCGGCATAGACGCGCTCCATGTCGGCCACGGTCACGCCCTCGAGCAGCGCCACGCGCCGGCGCAGGCTGTCTTTGAAGTCGGTGATCTCGCCGCGCAT
This sequence is a window from Serpentinimonas maccroryi. Protein-coding genes within it:
- the serB gene encoding phosphoserine phosphatase SerB codes for the protein MTAATEFAPGLTVQGFNPPLRLRDFGLIAFDMDSTLINIECVDEIADAVGRKAEVAAITEAAMRGEITDFKDSLRRRVALLEGVTVADMERVYAERLRLNPGAAALAAACRAAGLKTLLVSGGFTFFAERVRAELGIDFVRANVLELRSGPNCGALTGRLLPQCWGDICDGAEKRRTLLEVASLLGLEPAQCIAVGDGANDLPMMAAAGLSVAFQAKPVVRAQAHVAINQGGLERLLEVVRP